From the genome of Actinomycetota bacterium:
GCTCGCTCAGGCGCGTCTTGCACGGGACCGGGCGCAGAAACATCCTCCGGCGGGATGTCCTTGTGGCGGCCTAGGAGCCTCCGGATGTGACCCATCGAGGGGTGAAGCCCGCTCCATGGGGCGTGATTCTGCGACGGCCTGCTATGTGGTGGTTCATGCTCACAAGAATGGCAGGAGGGCTTCCCGAGCCACGTCAGCGATCGGGCCCGCGCCGCCGACTATGGCCTTGAGGGATCACGGCGCTGGGGTGGGAGGGTGAGCTCGGCGAGGGCAGGCGCAGGCACGACCTCCTCGATGAGGGGGAACAGTTCCCGCTCCTCAAGGCGGATGTGGCTCTCCAGCCGCTTGGCGATCTCCTGCATGTCCCCAGCGAGGTCCCCGCCCTCGTCGAGCGCTCGGCGCAGCCGGAGGAGAAGGCCATGGATCTGAACGTGGTCGACGAGTACGCGGGCCAAGATGTCCGGCACGGTTGGCGCGGCCTCGACGAGGAGGGGGAAGACCAGTTCCTCCTCCTCCCGGAAGTGGGGGAGGAGCGACCTCTGGTAGAAATCCAAGAAGGTTCTGCTCGCGGCGGCTCGCCCGGGCGCGGGCTCCCCGGCGGCCAGCCGGAGCCTCCTGGCAGCCGCCAGCGCGTGATGATGGTCGTGAGACAAGGGCACAAGGGCCGGATCGCGAGCCATGGCTCATCCTCGCGCACCGGGTGCGGCTCGATGGGCGCCGGTTTCACTGTGGAAGGAGGAGCCGTACCCCCGCGGTCAGGGGATGACGGTCTGGTGCGCCACCACCTGCTTCGAGCCGGTCGGCCTCACGGTGATCTTGAAGTCCCCGTCCGCGCCGTGGCACACCATGCTGTCGCCGTCCATGAGGTCCAACGTGGCGATGCCCTCCGCATCCGTCGTCACTGTCGCCTCCTCCTGGCCGGGGGTGAGCTCCACGATCATGTCGGCGGGGCTCACCGCGGTGAACACCACGGGGATGCCGACGGCCGGCTGGCCCTCCGAATCCTTCACCCGGATCTGCACGGGTGCGAACCGGGCCTGGGCTCCGCCGGCACGGGCGGCGGA
Proteins encoded in this window:
- a CDS encoding hemerythrin domain-containing protein, which gives rise to MARDPALVPLSHDHHHALAAARRLRLAAGEPAPGRAAASRTFLDFYQRSLLPHFREEEELVFPLLVEAAPTVPDILARVLVDHVQIHGLLLRLRRALDEGGDLAGDMQEIAKRLESHIRLEERELFPLIEEVVPAPALAELTLPPQRRDPSRP